TCGTGGTGGTGGACGACGGCAACCACACCTTCCTGGCGGCCGAACTCTTCGAGTCGCGGCGGCCGCGGAGTTTCGTGTCGCCCACCGACTTCAACTGCATGGGCTACTGCGTGCCTGGCGCGATCGGCGCAAAGCTGGTCAACCCGGGCCGGCAGGTCGTAGGCATCGTGGGCGACGGCGCATTCCTGATGACCGGCCTCGAGATCCTCACGGCCACCACCGCGGGCGCGCCGGTGGCCTACTTCGTCTTCCACGACGGCGAACTCTCGCAGATCGCCCAGGGCCAGCAGATCCCCTACAACCGCAAGACCTGCACGGTGCTCGGGCAGATCCGCCTGGAAGGCGTGGCCATCGCGACCGGCGCCAGGTACCTCGCCATCGACGACGACGCGGGCCTCGCGGCAGGCATCCGCGACGCCCTGGCCACCGCGGCGGGCGGCCAGGCGGTCGTGGTGGACGTGCGCATCGACTACTCCAAGCGCACCCGCTTCACCCAGGGCGTGGTCAAGACCGTGCTCAAGCGCTTCCCCCTGGGCGACAAGTTCCGCTTCATCGGCCGGGCCTTCGTGCGGAAGGTGACGGGCTAGGGGCCGGAGCGCTTCTGCCTCTCTCCCGGCCACACTTGCTGATCAGGAAATCAGCCTCTTGGCGCGGCCCCACCCGCCTTATCGGTGGCGCAGGCCTCCGTGCCTGCGTCCGAGAGGCGCTCGTGCGACCTCGGAAACGCGCCGCCCGAGGAATGCCGCCCGGCAATCAGCGAAGTTTGAGCAGCAGCGCCAGCTTCGAGCCGATGCCGCGTAGCAGGGCGGCTTCCTCCTCGGACAGGCGCACCCGGGAGGCGATGCGCCGCAATGTCGCCAGGCGCTTCTCCTTGTTGTGGGGCTTGAGGGCGCCGGCCCTTTCCAGGACGTCTATCCAGTAGGGGCCCGGATTCACGTCCGTGAGGCCGGCGGCACGCGGGCGGTCCCGGGCGGCGTCCGCCTTGGCGAACTCCCAGCAGAACAGCAGGACGGCCTGCGCGAGGTTGAGGGATTCGCCGGGGACGCGCGTCGGCAGGTGCACGACCTGATGGCACTTGCGCAGGAGGGCCTTCGACAGGCCGTAGCGCTCGCTGCCGAAGACCAGGGCGATCTCGCCCGGGACGCCGCCGGCCAGGTCGATCGCCTGCCAGGGATCGAGGATGTCCCAGGTTTCGTAGGCATCGTGGGCCGTGGTGCCCAGCACCAGGTCCGCCCCGGCCACCGCCGCGTCGAAGTCCGGCGCCTCGCGGGTGGACGCCAGGAGGTGCTCGCAGTGCACCGCCAGCCGTAGCGCGGCTGGATCGTCCTTGAGGCCTGGGGCCCCTGCCACCACAAGGTTTGAAAAGCCCAGGTTGGCCATGGCGCGGGCAATCGAGCCCACGTTCTCGGGCACCCGGGGTTCAATCAGTACTATCCGCGTACGGGCCGGCAGCGCATGTGTCATCCTGGCGAAAGTATAATCTTCCCCGATGTCTCGCTTCGCCGACCGTGCCGCCACGCTCCGCTTCCTCGCAGAGGCCAAGGTTCTGGGCCTGGTGCGAACCGGCGATCCGGACGAGGCGATCGCCCTGGGCCGCGCGCTCCTGGCCGGCGGCATCAAGGCCGTCGAGGTGAGTTTCACGACTCCCGAGGCCGAACGGGTCATCGAGACCCTCGTGGCTGACGGCGTGGGCATGATCGGCGCGGGCACGGTCTTGCAGCCCCAGCAGGCCATGGGCGCCCTGGCGGCCGGGGCGCGCTTCCTGATCGCCCCCAGCCAGCCCAAACACCTGGTGCCCTACGCCCGGGACGACGGCGCCGTGGCGATCATGGGCGGCCTGACGCCCAACGAAATCGTGGCCGCCATGGAGGCGGGAGCCGATTTCGTGAAGATCTTCCCGGTGCGCGCGGTCGGCGGCGCGGCGTACGTACGCGACCTACGCGGGCCGTTTCCCGACCTCCCGGTGCTGGTCTCGGGCGGCGTGGATCATACCAACTACCAGGACTTCCTGGCGGCCGGCGCGGCCCTGGTCGTCATGGGTTCGGGCTTTCTGCCGGCCGCGTTGCTGCAGGCGCGGGACTGGACGGGTATCGCGCGCTACGTGCGCGAGACGCTCTACGAGGCCTCGTCGGTCAGCAACCGATAGCCCTCGCCGCGCACCGAGAGGATGTGGCGCGGATTGGACGGGTCCGCCTCGAAGAGCCGCCGCAGGCGCATGATGAAATTGTCCACGGTGCGCGTGTTGACCGGGCCCGACAGGTTCCAGGCCACCTCCATGAGCTCTTCGCGCGATACCACGCGTCCCTCGGCGGCCGCCAGCGCGCGCATGACCTTGAGTTCGATCGCCGTGAGCTTGACGCTCTCGCCGGCAATCTGCGTCTCCGCCCGGTCGAAATCGATGACGACGTCGCGAAAGCGCAGCTCCGACGGACCGGCCGGCCTGCGCCGATCCCAGTCGCGGCGCCGCAGGAGGGCGCCGACCCGGGCGAGCAGTTCCTCGAGGTTGAACGGCTTGGTCATGTAATCGTCGGCGCCCACCTGCAACCCGAAGACCTTGTCCTTTTCGAAGCTCTTGGCCGTGAGAATCAGGATGGGCGTGTAGTTGGCCTGCTTGCGGATGCCCCGGCAGACGTCGAACCCGGACAGCGACGGCAGCATCACGTCGAGCACCACCAGGTCGTAGCTGCGCGTGCCGCTGGTTACGATGTCGTAGGCGTTGCGGCCGTCGCCGACCAGGTCGACCGAGTGCCCGTCCAGTTCGAGGTTGAACTTCAGCCCGTTGGCGATGTGGTCTTCGTCCTCGACCACGAGAATCCTAGCCATCGCGTTCCCCCGGAAGCGTGATCACGAAGGTGCTGCCCAGGTTCTCGCCCGGGCTCATGGCCGTGACGCGGCCCTTCATTCCCTTCATGATCTCACGAACCACATAGAGCCCCAGGCCGGTGCCCTTGCGCGTGCGCGTCAGTTCGTTGCCCAGCCGGTAGAACCGCTGGAACACCCGCTTGAGCTGGTTGCGAGGGATGCCGACCCCCGCGTCGCGCACGCTGATGCCGACCTCGCCCGGTTGTTGCACGTCGGCCATGACCAGCACGTCCACCTGGCCTTCCCGCGAGTACTTGACCGCGTTTTCCAGGAGGTTGTGCAGCACGATGTCCAGGGCGGTGGGATCGGCCTCGACGTGCAGGCCGGCGGCGATCTGGGTGCGTAGCTGGCCGTCGGAGAGGCCGTGGCGCCGCCGCACGGTCTGGGCCGCGCGCTCGATCTGCCCGGCCACCGCGATGCGCTCGATGCTGAATCGCCGGCCCCGGTGCTCGGCCCGGCCGGCCTCCAGCACCTGCTCCACGAGGGTCTGCAGGCG
Above is a window of Candidatus Tanganyikabacteria bacterium DNA encoding:
- a CDS encoding bifunctional 4-hydroxy-2-oxoglutarate aldolase/2-dehydro-3-deoxy-phosphogluconate aldolase: MSRFADRAATLRFLAEAKVLGLVRTGDPDEAIALGRALLAGGIKAVEVSFTTPEAERVIETLVADGVGMIGAGTVLQPQQAMGALAAGARFLIAPSQPKHLVPYARDDGAVAIMGGLTPNEIVAAMEAGADFVKIFPVRAVGGAAYVRDLRGPFPDLPVLVSGGVDHTNYQDFLAAGAALVVMGSGFLPAALLQARDWTGIARYVRETLYEASSVSNR
- a CDS encoding response regulator transcription factor → MARILVVEDEDHIANGLKFNLELDGHSVDLVGDGRNAYDIVTSGTRSYDLVVLDVMLPSLSGFDVCRGIRKQANYTPILILTAKSFEKDKVFGLQVGADDYMTKPFNLEELLARVGALLRRRDWDRRRPAGPSELRFRDVVIDFDRAETQIAGESVKLTAIELKVMRALAAAEGRVVSREELMEVAWNLSGPVNTRTVDNFIMRLRRLFEADPSNPRHILSVRGEGYRLLTDEAS
- a CDS encoding HAMP domain-containing histidine kinase, with product MATPRSRSIGPPIAMGVILVVILLILTVAWNLMVVSDAFHLQGEGGVGAGHWLLLILGSLLFALVIAGLILFIVFLARQIRDNQLQTNFIDAVTHEFRSPLTSLKLHLDTLRLRDVPQERAGQFYALMADDVERLQTLVEQVLEAGRAEHRGRRFSIERIAVAGQIERAAQTVRRRHGLSDGQLRTQIAAGLHVEADPTALDIVLHNLLENAVKYSREGQVDVLVMADVQQPGEVGISVRDAGVGIPRNQLKRVFQRFYRLGNELTRTRKGTGLGLYVVREIMKGMKGRVTAMSPGENLGSTFVITLPGERDG